The Euwallacea similis isolate ESF13 chromosome 21, ESF131.1, whole genome shotgun sequence genome contains the following window.
TCTCTGAGGGTGCCCACTCACGGTAGTAGGAACTTCATTGATCAATCCATAATTGTCTTGGCGGCAATTTTGCGGAATCACTTCCCTTTGATCCTACGAGAAGAATCGTACAAGCTTTAATCACGTCAACCCATAAGCCTACAACACCATTATCATATCCGTTGGTAGTTCATTTCCCATTCACCAACAGTGATTCTTCGGCACTCTTGTCTgcattaaataattgttttaaaatgttatgagTGTTGATTTGGTATAGCCCGAAAATTTGACCAACAAACGTACGAAGTCAATTGTAGTTAATATGGCAATAAGGCTGCAAAACATggccaatttaaaaaaaaacttatttcgtCGTTTTATTGACCAGATTTTAACAATACCATATAAAATCTACCCCACGCTCAACATTTTCGAGGGATCGTTAAgcaacatatatatatatttttttaaagttttttatccCCTTAATCTGTTGTACTCCCTATCATTATTCCCGCAATTTGATggattcaatttttattgtcacACACATCAAATGCACTTAATCCCTTCGATTCGCGCTGAACAACGAAATTGTACGGGTGAAACGTGCCATTTCACCATTCAATTTCGCCCTTCGTTACTTCTAAGCTTGACTGAAATGCACCAAATAGCCCTGTTGAGGCTCTGCCGTTAATTGCGATACTCTAAATTACGGTATCTCTGTCTCTCGCAGGTTTCCTATAGTTCACGGATTGTCTATTCCAGTCTTCTAAACATGGTTCAAACTTGCTGCTGCTGTGCAAGTATAAGTCGGCAATAAATCACGATAATTGGCTGTCGTCTCTTTTATAAGCTGTTAAATTTCCGAGAATAATGCCACTCGTGTATTCAAAGCCGCAGATCGTTTTTCCGAACCCGGTATATTAAGAATTTATGATGAGATATTCGATTAGGTAATGTTTTATAGATGTCTGGAACAGCAAATGATAGCAAAGCTATTAACTTAAATTATGccttaaattaattatcttaaaaatcttctaaaatttcctgaagtttGCTCCAAAATGCTAATAAATTCGTCTACAAACTCAATCAAGAAGCTAATGAAAGCACTAAAAATTGCTTAGTCTTTggaaatgtttgaaaattttcctcaaaGATGTGTGAAAGTAACTCTCCAATTTTCAGAAACCAATTCAGGATTTCGCTCACAcgtatttaatgaaaacactACGAAAATACTCGAGATCTATTGGAATTCGTTAGATTTACGTGAAAATAGAGCGATGCTcaggattatttttttaatttgaaagttcGTCACAAAACGGACACCACAAACTTAAAACAGAAAGTTCAAAGGACAAAGTTTAACTTTGCTTTAGTAACTTTAATAACCCTCGCTCACTTGTCACGCCAACACAAATTTGCAAAAGACTTTCATGAAATCAATTAATTACTCACCACTTTGGCGATAAGTTTTGAATAGGAAATTACGtgttaagaattttcaaaccaaGGGGACTTGTTTATTAACTTCgatttattgataaaacttCGCAAAATATGGAACGTACAAATTGAATTGGTCAATAATTTGCCAATACGGCGCTTTAAGATTCTATTCGCATCCTAAGTAGCATCCCGAATTTGCTGCTCAGCAGGATGGCAAGATCGATAGAAAACACAAACAACGTAAAGTTAATTGAGTCCGAAGAAACCCCAAATGAGTCCTTTTCGTCCTGCAGCTCcttcaatattaaattaatttttccataacGAGTTTCCTAGATTGAGCCACATTAAATCCTATAAGAACAGATCGAAGTACCTCTGAAAACCTATATTGAAGAGTTATGGAAGTTCTATAAAGGCACTCGACTGGTTCAATTGAGGCAAATTGTTCGCAGGTCGGTCCGCAATGCGATAAATCTCTTCGAATCGGTCGCAtactgaacaaaaaaaaaatgataccGACAATGAAGACGTGTGAAACTTTTCCTTTTGATATTCCAGGCATGCGGGCCCCGAAAAGACCTACACTGACTCAATGACTGGCAACGaagaaacttttaattgaattacaTTCTCGTTTAAACTTATCATTAGATTTAATAGAGAGAATGGAAATGGGAAAACGGCATCAGGACTTCGAAAAGTTCGTTTCAGGTTATAGCTGAAGCGAAAATGTAAACTCGAGACTCGAACAATCCCGTTAACCTGTCAGAAGTAATTAATTTAGTATAGGGAGTGCTGAGGGGCAAGagtcaatgaaaaaaaagtggaaCTTTGCCCTGACAAGCAAGGAAGTTCCGATTTTAGAGGAAAATGATGAGAGTTAAAAATTACCTTGAATAtgactataataataattgttgcgTGTTTCGGTTGCAGTGAATTTACAATGCTATTTTAAGCTAAAATCAATTCTATAAAACTATGCAACAGTCTTTCAACTAACAAAAAAGGGGGTAGGGACCAAAACTccaataaaaactataaatgaTCGTCTATTCCGTCTCGCAAAGCTTTCTTTTACAGACAAAGTTTCAGAACTTCAGTTTCAAAGGGGTAAAAAATTTCCTGGAAACTTTCTTTCTTGTCTAATAAAAAGCAACGATTATTTCAATCGagttcaattttaaacttgCCGAAGCcaatgttattaaattttctttgcgTCAACGCCCTACGCCCGTCTGCAATCGGTACTCTTTGTTAAGTGCTTTTTTGCCCGTTACTTACCCGTGAATGTACAAAAATCGCAATTAAAACTGTCAATAAACCAAATTGGTTGGAGTGAACAAAGTTTAATTGAAGGAAATTCCCTTCCAAGCTTATCAACAGTTTTTACTGCCGCTGGAAACTAGGAAACAAATTTCCAACTTTTTACCGCCCTAGTGTTACCTATTTTTGGGGAATTAGGGTGTTATAAAGAGTTTGCGACGTGATCCAAAGCTTTAAAGAGCTAATAAAAAGAACCTATTTGACAATACTTTCATGCtggaaagaaaaatgaattaacgaaccaatttttgagaaaaaacatTCTATATACAAccacatttgaaaaaatccacatttaaACCCTACTGAATTTATCGGTGGACACTACCAATTTCTTAGtaaattcagaattttaatCGCGAAATGtcttttctgaaaaaaaatctctaactTAATTAACGGAGGAAGCCTCAAAcctaaaaaacttttactttcTAAACATCACAACGTTGGCCCAATCAACTACCCGACAgacacaaaataaattgatcGTCCTTTCTCACTCCTTGATGAATTAGGCCCTCCTCAATATCACGAAACGGCAATTTAACATCCTGGCTTCGCCAGCTCTACGTGTCTAAAATTCgtcgattaattttttacatccaGCGAACAAAAATACACTTTGGACTCGTCCAACAGCAAAAAATAGCCGTCATATGGCacgaaatgaaaatataatattcatgAAATCGAAGGTGCCTGGAATGGCgtgaacaagaaaaaatactataaaacTTATAAGTCCAATCTAAGTATATTAATTCGGTATCCAGACGTACCCCAACATTTACCCTTTTCAAGGGAGTCGACGTTGACAAAGCTcatacataaatttatatttgtggACGGGTCGAAAGGTTTGACATTTTATAAATCTGCATCCAAGTGTCATCACGAGGATCTTTCAGACTTGAAGAGGAGCTGAAGACGTTGAGATAGGTCTACATATTTTCTTCCTAACTAGGGCACACAGATAAGCTAGAAATATGGGACGTCAGATTTGTAAGTGTTCGAATTTGAATTATCAGATCTTGCGAATcaatgacagaaaaaaatacgtttccAAGTGGGAACAATAAAGGATCATATGCATATTAATGCATCGTGTCAAGGTCAAAAATTCCACTTAGTTGTCCAGGCGAAATATCGCCCTATTTGAGTCCATATTTAGGACCTATTCCAAGTTCGATAACTTCCACTATTATTATCAGCCGCTATTAAATCTGTGAGATGTCCGGCTAATAAGTTTAATGCCACTGATGAAGCTATCAGATGGTCGTAATTAGCAAAAGAGAAAAGTGATTCGAAGTAGGGTCTTCGGTATTATAGAGGGAAAGTCTCGAACTTTCGGGAtgtaaatgaattaaaactttcttaaGACAATTCAAGGCGCATGGTTTATGTGCTTTAGAATCCTTTCTTGTCTGTTTATTATACTCATCATTTCTGTTCCTTGAGCCATATGCAAGATTCAATAAAGACATATCCACTCTCGGTTTTGCGTTTGCATAAGGGACTATAGAATATGGTAtacgttcaatttttatgGAATACTAAGCATGCTGATTgctgaaagtaataaaatggaaaattggcCATCAAACCACCAGGTTTATCACATAAGAGGAAAATTTAGCACGACCTAAAATAAGTGGAACGCTTTTCCGCAGAGAAATGAGCGCAAATATTAGAAGATGAACTTGTCAGACATAATAAATGACGGTGAGGAAAATGaaatggaattattaaatGGAGATGGCAGAAGCCCATAATATTCCAGAAAAATTGAAGGATTATCATTTGGTATCTACTAAAATTCCTAATATgcgttaataaattaaaatctgagaaaattttagtttcagtTTCATAATAATCAAACGAAATTTTACCGAATTACTGAACAATCACGAAATTTTTCGTACAATTCCATAAGCCTGAGGTCCTAAGATCAATCAACTAAACATTTTACTTTATTCTGAACGAACTTACCGACACCATATCCTCAATAGCGAACGCGTTTTTAGAGCCCAACATAACCATGCCCATGGCGATGCCAGCCGCTTCGCCTGTATTTGCATCGTCTTGATACAAGTTGAATTTCAGCTGCTCATAGACATCTTGTCTGTGGGTGCCCATTGCCGCTAATCCCAAACCGATGCATCCACCGTGTCTAACCAtctaaatcaagaaaaaataaccaatTCATTACTGTAGGAATgaaagattcaaaattttttaagcatcttaagatttaaaaaaaaagatttatgcAAAGTGGATTACAAAACTTGCAGTGTTTACCTCGTTCTGCGCGTCTTTTAATTGGCCTAAAAGGTAGTCGATGATTTTGGCACCATGATTGGCATGAATCAGCCCTAATGCATATAGTCCGCCACCCTCTGAATATCCAGAACTGGGACCAACTTCTTTCGGCAAATAGCTCTGCATCAAAACCAACGCCTCGGTCTCGTGACCTCGATGAATTACTCCCAAGGAGGCTGTAGCGGTGAGTTTTGCCCAATTCGTGGCCCTGGCCAGCCATTCCAAGTTATCTCTGGAATAGAATACAATTTTATGATCTTGGATGCTACTAAAAACATTCACAGGCTTTCTGATTCTTAGATTTTAAGTTAAGTTATATTACGTGTACTTACTAACCTTAAAAATTGATCGCTCGTAGTGCCGCTGTGCATGAAAGCGTTGGCTATAACTGTCGCCGTGTGGCATATGCTGACTCGAACAGTTTCTTTGGTTTGTTTCAGAATAAGTAAATCGGCGTGATTGGATCGAATTAGGAACTGCAGATTAAGTTCTATAGAAAGCTCCCCTGATAATATGTTGAGAAGCTTTTCTAGCCGCGCTTGATGTTCTCTGTCTTTTTCGCTCTATAAAGAATAacgaaaaaatatctttagaaAGTTATATACATAATAAAGGTACTTGAAACTATGTCTTGAAATTGTTATGATGATCAGATTGAATAAGTCTAATCTTGATTTAATTgctataatatattttaaaaatcctacATTGTAGCAATCCCCACTATATGTGTATTATTTATCCACCAAAACGTCAAGAAagtaaaaccaatttttttagtattctTATCATTGTATCGAGtggtataatttatttttttgcaccatatctataatttcaaaaataactaaCATATCCCGTAAAATCATTGTCGTTTTGTATCACTCCTATCTTTAGAAAATCCAGGAATAATTGTATATTTCAACCTAATACTCACCAATCTATCCAAACTTGGCGCGTCTGGATTAGCCTCAGTATTAGCACTCTCTGCCTTACTTTCCTCTTCCTTGGGGTCTACTATGTGTCCAGATTGTGTTTTAACACCACATAATTCTGGAATGGGGGCAGTCATTTTCAAGGAGATCATAACCCTCTCTAAAAACTGTTGTGTTGCAGACTCATATAGATCAAAGGAGATTTGGAAGGCCATCAATTGGGTCTCTTCTTGGCCCACTACCAATTTATCCAATATTTTAGCAACTGAATAGGGGTCTTCCAGAAATATAAGGCATTGACACATGTTAACATAATCTGGAGTAGTAAGACCACGGTATAAACCAACCAATGAACGAAGGACGGTGTTTCTGAAGCCTCGGTTTTGTATTAAACTCATTGCCAcctatttaatagaaaattgttaTCCTTAACAACGTTCCTTAGAATTcggtttaaaaataactttaccTGAAATGCATAACTTAGCATACTAATTGTGTCATCTGACTGGGTGATGGAAGATTCAAAAATATCCATTCTGCGGGTTTCCAAAGCAAGCCCCATTGCCTGTCGGTATTGCCCATCATCCAAACACCTCTGGAACATACGGTTGACAATAGCCTCCAATCGAGGATCAATAGGTTTTGCATCAGTTACTCCATCAGCCAAAGCAATTCTGTGTTGTGTATAGTAATCAATGCATTTAGctgcaaatttaaaagtttaaaaataaatcaatgacATGTAGTTTTGTTTTACATAAGGTAGTTTCAACATATTCACTGCGAGCATTGACATCAAACAGATCACCAGCACCTAGGGCATAAGTCAACGAGTCCTCAAAAGCTCCTAAATGGTAGTAAACTTTGCTGGCTACTAAGGCTGCCAGCTGGTGTTGCTGGAATACTTTATCTTCATGTAGAATTTCGCTGGAAAGAAATAATTCTGTaagatgaaaaatattaaatataaacgcCGGTAAAACTTACATTTTCTCAATTGCTTCAGATATCTCAGGCCAAAATTCATCCACAATAGTGTCCAGCTTTTTAagagcaaatatttttagttctgGTCGAGGTTCTTCCAATAAGGATATAACTCCCGCTGAAATATAATTGGGAATATATTAAGCTGAGATTACAcatttatgtgacatatccTAAAGtttaaacaatataatataaGAAGCTATAGACAATTTTCTCAAGACCACTTACATTACTTAAGTAAATTTATAAACTACCCagtatgtttaaatttgttttccatttttatgttttgcagAGGTTACAGTTAATGAACGTATAAACTGTTTAATAGCCATGAGTGgcgttttgaaaaaataactttttaaacaaaagaaaaggctttttttaaggaaaatgtgGGGCTCTCTCACTAGCATTATCAGTGTTTCTGACAAATTCACTTACCGGCAGATGTGATATTCATTTTGGGACAACAGTCAAACGTTCTCAGGAGTAACTAAAACCAAGAAAACTATGATTTTGCACTTTCCTTGATTAAAAACTACtgggaaattgaaaatgaaatgatGATTTGATGACCAAcaaaatttcgtatttttgACTTTATAAATGTCAGAAATGTTGTCAGTTGTTGTCACTCTCAACATTCTTCTATTGTGTAGGGACTTTCTAAGGTTGTAGTAGAGTGACTAGCGATTTTTTGAGTGCAAGGTTCGGAGCTGATTTCCTTGGAAACCACAAAACCGACCATTATTCTAGCTTCGTTCAAATGTTTCCATAGATATTACCTTCCacttttttatcttaaaaaaaaatagtttccTTTCATTCCTTTTCATCTCTAGTCGCTTGAGCGTCGCAATGTCACATTTGACATCTATGATTAGCTAAATGTCAAATATGTATCTGTCACTTATATCAGTGAAATGTTTGACTAGATTTTTGTCTTTTCGTTCTTGTATGTCAAGTGGGTAGGTCGTCATCGACGAATATCCAACAAATCCCAAAGTTTTTCTAAACTAGGGTTTACACATCCATTCTAGGATGAGAGCGAAGGTAAGCCCCATTTATATTTCCATAGTATATGCTTTTCTTCAACCGCAAAAACCGCTTAGAAAACCTAGCTTTTCCTACCCATCAACACGTTCTCTTGAGAGTTGGTGATTACTCTACcaacttattttttaacgttCTAGGAGTTAAAGTCTCTTTCTCTTAATAATAGTAATGCCTGTTATCTCATTGTTAATTTATCATTGTAAACctaaaattactaaaagttAGAAGTTCAGTACTTGGAATTCCATGAAATGTCCTATAGTCTTTAAAGTA
Protein-coding sequences here:
- the Rpn2 gene encoding 26S proteasome non-ATPase regulatory subunit 1 — encoded protein: MNITSAAGVISLLEEPRPELKIFALKKLDTIVDEFWPEISEAIEKIEILHEDKVFQQHQLAALVASKVYYHLGAFEDSLTYALGAGDLFDVNARSEYVETTLSKCIDYYTQHRIALADGVTDAKPIDPRLEAIVNRMFQRCLDDGQYRQAMGLALETRRMDIFESSITQSDDTISMLSYAFQVAMSLIQNRGFRNTVLRSLVGLYRGLTTPDYVNMCQCLIFLEDPYSVAKILDKLVVGQEETQLMAFQISFDLYESATQQFLERVMISLKMTAPIPELCGVKTQSGHIVDPKEEESKAESANTEANPDAPSLDRLSEKDREHQARLEKLLNILSGELSIELNLQFLIRSNHADLLILKQTKETVRVSICHTATVIANAFMHSGTTSDQFLRDNLEWLARATNWAKLTATASLGVIHRGHETEALVLMQSYLPKEVGPSSGYSEGGGLYALGLIHANHGAKIIDYLLGQLKDAQNEMVRHGGCIGLGLAAMGTHRQDVYEQLKFNLYQDDANTGEAAGIAMGMVMLGSKNAFAIEDMVSYAQESQHEKILRGLAVGISFNMYGRLEEADPLIQQLTTDKDPILRRSGMYTIAMAYCGTGHNQAIRKLLHVAVSDVNDDVRRAAVTALGFLLFRTPEQCPSVVSLLAESYNPHVRYGAAMALGIACAGTGLREAIALLEPMVMFDPVNFVRQGALIASAMILIQQTEQTCPKVSFFRQTYSQVISNKHEDVMAKFGAILAQGIIDAGGRNVTLSLQSRTGHTNMLAVVGTLVFTQYWYWFPLSHCLALAFTPTAVIGLNAQLKMPKLELKSNAKPSLYAYPAPLEEKKREEREKVQTAVLSIAARQRKRDHERKHRDEKMEVDEEEKKGEDKKTDDTKKAEGAKKEDGKKAEDTKKAGLSTAEDKDKKKDEKDEKKKEPEPSFEILQNPARVLRQQLKVVTLNDNSQYVPLKDVSIGGIIMVRNLKPGEEELVEPVQAFGPKGEEEKEPEPPEPFEWLED